A genomic region of Candidatus Marimicrobium litorale contains the following coding sequences:
- a CDS encoding ELM1/GtrOC1 family putative glycosyltransferase, with translation MTPRTWVILSDKQGDNGQVETIVSALPWPVEYRNVYMLPQWVLGKPRYRPSVDHLDMERSDALQAPWPDMIITVGRRPSMAALWVRKQSGNRTRIVLVGKPSGHMLDFSLVVASAENQMPPLHNFLPTTLPLMRLDPDAVNREAQQWRARLDPLPKPLIAMLVGGATNPFIMNRKVADDLVATAHWIVDELGGTPYITTSRRTTSEVVEVLRRDLPRQAIFYEWSTEGEENPYRALLGKADGFIVTADSVSMMVEVIYLHKPLAIFPLPGGVLGELDQLRRSLAHWLFNPRQKSARDRWRHHLARGVFHLDVFKILSATRDFRAFHRLLVDAGLAVWAGEAFKQPEAELPDDIGVVVQRIEALFHNPE, from the coding sequence GTGACTCCCCGCACCTGGGTCATCCTCAGTGACAAGCAAGGCGATAACGGTCAGGTCGAAACTATCGTCTCGGCACTGCCTTGGCCTGTTGAATATCGCAATGTGTACATGCTGCCCCAGTGGGTGCTGGGCAAGCCGCGCTACCGTCCCTCAGTGGATCATCTGGATATGGAGCGCAGTGATGCGCTGCAGGCTCCCTGGCCGGATATGATCATCACCGTAGGTCGCCGTCCCTCCATGGCGGCGCTGTGGGTGCGCAAGCAATCAGGTAATCGAACGCGCATCGTCTTGGTGGGAAAGCCCTCTGGGCACATGCTGGATTTCTCGCTGGTGGTTGCCAGCGCGGAGAACCAGATGCCACCACTGCACAATTTTCTCCCGACGACACTCCCGCTAATGCGCCTCGACCCGGATGCGGTAAACCGTGAGGCGCAGCAGTGGCGCGCGCGTCTTGACCCTCTGCCAAAGCCGTTGATCGCCATGCTGGTGGGCGGTGCAACCAACCCCTTCATAATGAATCGCAAGGTTGCCGATGACCTGGTAGCCACCGCCCACTGGATTGTCGATGAGCTCGGGGGTACGCCCTACATAACAACCAGTCGCCGCACTACATCGGAAGTGGTAGAGGTGCTGCGGCGGGATTTACCGAGGCAGGCTATTTTTTACGAGTGGTCCACGGAGGGCGAGGAAAACCCCTACCGTGCATTGCTGGGCAAAGCCGACGGATTTATCGTCACTGCTGACAGCGTATCCATGATGGTAGAGGTTATCTATCTGCACAAACCCCTGGCCATCTTTCCACTGCCCGGTGGCGTGTTGGGTGAGCTGGACCAATTGCGCCGCTCCCTGGCCCACTGGTTGTTCAATCCAAGGCAGAAGAGCGCTCGCGATCGCTGGCGTCACCACCTCGCCCGCGGCGTGTTTCACCTGGATGTCTTCAAGATCTTGAGTGCCACCCGTGACTTCCGCGCGTTTCATCGCTTGTTAGTAGACGCGGGGCTGGCCGTTTGGGCGGGTGAGGCGTTCAAACAACCCGAGGCTGAATTGCCTGATGACATCGGGGTCGTTGTGCAGCGCATAGAGGCGCTTTTTCATAACCCCGAGTGA
- a CDS encoding sulfotransferase domain-containing protein — MLNLSDGVKKALILIPTQLLPANARVASRREHLAQLELAKAHRANFLIIGHPKSGNTWLKVMISRLYQMRFDLPESKLINTDEFARKIPEIPRLAATNAYYSYEGEVGKLLSTGAPDNPLRHKPVLFLARNPIDIAVSWYHQFTKRQSRAKQELINHFIDNPIDRRTIQMWEFVRHSDIGLPSLIEYQNAWARNVQELEQGMLVRYEDLRAEPVPTLLAITKLMGESFSDEEVRAAVEWGSFENLQKLETSGTFSQGGMRLVNANDPSTFKVRRGKVGGYREDFDDYQVAELEALVRENILPELGYCQDSAES; from the coding sequence ATGTTGAATCTGAGTGATGGCGTGAAGAAAGCGCTGATTCTCATCCCTACTCAATTGCTCCCGGCTAATGCGCGGGTGGCGTCTCGGCGCGAGCACCTCGCGCAATTGGAGCTGGCTAAAGCGCACAGGGCGAATTTCCTCATTATCGGGCATCCCAAGAGTGGCAATACCTGGCTCAAGGTGATGATTTCCCGCCTCTACCAGATGCGCTTCGACCTGCCTGAATCAAAACTCATCAATACGGACGAGTTTGCTCGCAAGATTCCCGAAATTCCCCGTCTGGCGGCTACCAATGCCTATTACAGCTATGAGGGAGAAGTGGGTAAGCTCCTGTCTACGGGTGCACCTGACAACCCCTTGCGACATAAGCCCGTATTGTTTCTGGCGCGCAACCCGATTGATATTGCCGTGTCCTGGTACCACCAGTTCACCAAGCGGCAGTCCCGCGCCAAGCAGGAATTGATTAACCATTTTATAGATAACCCTATTGATCGGCGCACTATTCAAATGTGGGAGTTCGTGCGCCATTCCGATATCGGATTGCCCAGCCTGATCGAATACCAGAATGCCTGGGCGCGCAATGTGCAGGAACTGGAGCAGGGTATGCTGGTGCGCTATGAGGATCTGCGCGCCGAACCGGTACCCACGCTGCTCGCCATTACGAAGCTGATGGGAGAGAGTTTCAGTGATGAAGAAGTGCGCGCCGCAGTAGAGTGGGGTTCATTCGAAAATCTGCAAAAGCTGGAAACCAGCGGCACGTTTTCGCAGGGCGGCATGAGATTGGTAAACGCCAACGATCCCAGTACATTCAAGGTGCGCCGCGGCAAAGTCGGCGGCTACCGTGAGGATTTCGACGATTACCAGGTGGCAGAACTGGAGGCTCTGGTTCGTGAAAATATTCTGCCTGAACTGGGTTATTGTCAGGACAGCGCGGAAAGCTGA
- the lptF gene encoding LPS export ABC transporter permease LptF yields the protein MIIDRHISREILRPFGLGLGMLVLIFVGYSAARQLSLAAEGQLDMLTAFKLIGLNTLITLEILLPSAFFFSVLAAIGRLYRDSEMSAFYAAGISRARILGAVFKLALVIALVTGLLSVLGRPWAFRTSYDLESRAAAQFDLKKMSANEFVNMDGSDYTFIAGDIDLERGLHKNVFLQKNYSERSEIIVAEAAAMPTLNPGQATRATFYNGHNYLLDNQASQDMTVQFKEMVVHLPNEEAQEKYRRKAETTANLSQSKQPKDIAEYQWRITTPLATLLLALIAVPLARSRPRESRFRNVTIAVLSYIALFAMISVLRTFIEQGRLAAIPGLWTAYVIQAAVLLILVTQPRMKSR from the coding sequence TTGATCATCGACCGCCATATCAGCCGGGAAATTCTCCGACCCTTTGGCCTCGGTCTGGGTATGCTGGTATTGATATTCGTCGGGTATTCAGCGGCCAGGCAGTTGTCGCTGGCGGCTGAGGGGCAGCTGGACATGCTAACCGCCTTCAAACTGATCGGTCTGAATACGCTTATCACGCTGGAAATTCTCCTGCCCTCCGCGTTTTTTTTCTCTGTTCTGGCGGCCATTGGGCGACTCTACCGGGATTCAGAAATGAGCGCTTTTTACGCTGCCGGCATCAGCCGGGCCCGGATTCTGGGGGCCGTGTTCAAGCTGGCGCTGGTCATAGCGCTGGTCACAGGCCTCCTGTCCGTGCTGGGGCGGCCCTGGGCTTTCCGCACCAGCTACGACCTGGAGTCCAGAGCGGCCGCACAGTTTGACCTGAAAAAAATGTCTGCCAATGAATTCGTCAACATGGACGGCAGTGACTATACCTTCATCGCCGGCGACATTGATCTGGAGCGGGGCCTGCACAAAAACGTCTTCCTGCAAAAAAACTACAGCGAACGCTCCGAAATTATTGTCGCCGAGGCGGCCGCTATGCCGACTCTAAATCCGGGTCAAGCCACCCGCGCCACCTTCTACAACGGGCACAACTATCTGCTGGACAACCAGGCCTCACAGGACATGACCGTGCAGTTCAAGGAAATGGTGGTGCACCTGCCGAATGAAGAGGCCCAGGAAAAATACCGACGCAAGGCAGAAACCACCGCAAACCTGTCTCAATCCAAGCAACCCAAGGATATCGCAGAATACCAATGGCGGATTACTACACCGCTGGCCACCCTGCTGCTGGCACTGATTGCCGTGCCGCTGGCGCGCTCCCGACCCAGAGAATCGCGCTTTCGTAATGTCACCATTGCGGTACTGTCCTACATCGCATTGTTCGCCATGATCAGTGTACTGCGTACTTTTATCGAGCAGGGTCGGCTGGCTGCGATACCCGGCTTGTGGACCGCGTATGTAATTCAGGCCGCGGTCCTTTTGATACTGGTCACCCAGCCCAGGATGAAAAGCCGATGA
- the lptG gene encoding LPS export ABC transporter permease LptG — MILQRYIGINMIQGWLLVMAVLGAVFFLIGFTQELERTNSEYTTLAAARYSLLILPNQLVSLAPVIALLGSIVALAGLDRHNELTVISCTGFPPGKLLQAITLPTLLLMGSLWICLEYVTPQLQQRAEQDRQLLREGDGGWIPGGVWSTDGKRYIHLLRMTEDNTPGFISLFSFDDTGQLQQALRADTAEVSEDRSWLFQDVREKVLEDGRLVTRNHRELDIPNLWSSSELPTLALNHDSMNLSILHQYSQYLASNGQPYDRFLNRFWQNLLMPLTVWAMVLLATPLSASVTAGRDRSYGVNIGIGAIVGILFYLGSQIIFSLGQLLNWSIPLVALLPTLVILTCALMLLRRMRW, encoded by the coding sequence ATGATCCTGCAGCGTTATATCGGCATCAATATGATTCAGGGCTGGTTGCTGGTGATGGCCGTGCTCGGAGCCGTGTTTTTCCTCATCGGCTTTACGCAGGAGTTGGAACGCACCAATAGCGAGTACACGACGCTGGCGGCGGCGCGCTATAGCCTGCTTATCCTGCCCAACCAATTGGTCAGTCTCGCGCCAGTCATCGCACTGCTTGGAAGTATCGTAGCTCTGGCCGGGCTCGACCGGCACAACGAGCTCACGGTCATCAGTTGCACTGGCTTCCCCCCGGGCAAACTGCTGCAGGCCATCACTCTGCCGACGCTGCTGCTGATGGGCTCACTATGGATCTGCCTGGAGTACGTCACGCCACAATTACAACAACGGGCGGAGCAAGACAGGCAGTTACTGCGTGAGGGCGACGGCGGCTGGATACCCGGCGGGGTTTGGTCCACCGATGGCAAGCGCTATATTCATCTGCTGCGCATGACCGAAGACAACACCCCTGGCTTTATCAGCCTGTTTTCTTTCGATGACACCGGTCAACTGCAGCAAGCATTGCGGGCGGATACCGCGGAGGTGAGCGAAGACCGCAGCTGGCTGTTCCAGGACGTGCGGGAAAAAGTCCTCGAGGACGGCCGACTGGTCACCCGTAACCACCGGGAACTGGACATACCCAATCTCTGGTCAAGCAGCGAACTGCCAACGCTGGCACTGAATCACGACAGCATGAACCTGTCCATCCTCCACCAATATAGCCAATACCTTGCCAGCAACGGGCAGCCTTATGACAGATTCCTGAACCGCTTCTGGCAGAATCTGTTGATGCCGCTAACCGTGTGGGCCATGGTGCTACTGGCCACCCCCCTGAGCGCCAGCGTAACGGCAGGGCGCGATCGCAGTTACGGCGTAAATATCGGAATCGGGGCCATTGTCGGTATACTTTTCTACCTCGGCAGCCAGATCATTTTTTCGCTGGGGCAGTTGCTCAACTGGAGCATTCCCCTGGTAGCCCTGCTGCCGACACTGGTCATTCTGACATGCGCGCTGATGCTGCTGCGTCGCATGCGTTGGTGA
- a CDS encoding ABC transporter ATP-binding protein: MKLMLGFFRGYPWQSTLMIVALLLSGAAEGIGLSALLPLLNIALGPEATGMLPGAEAASQSDFERIVLDTLAGIGIAPTLGNMLLIILGGVAFKSIFLLIGQRQVGYTAAQVSTDLRLQLLRVILRSKWEYFLHQPVGKLTNALASEAQRASTAFVNGATAITYLIQAIVYASVAFALSWQASLVGIAAGAIVIGLSHFLVQISRKAGLKQTRLMTSLMSNLTDTLQSVKPLKAMAREHLADQVLANDTNRLNKALRKQVISSALLSSGQELMFTGFICLGVFLAIDTFAIGLPVVMVLVVGLGRAFNFFGKVQKQYQKLAQGESAYWALLDSINAANSAEEHVGGSAEAKLEHSIQFENVGFSYDSHAVFEELSMDIDAGSLTTLVGPSGTGKTTIVDLTIGLLSPTSGRILLDGRPLQEVDLKQWRNLIGYVPQDTLLLHDSVLHNVTLGDPALRVEDAERALQAANAWGFISAMPDGINTVVGERGGKLSGGQRQRIAIARALVNRPRLLVLDEATSALDRESEEAVCQTMEALKGQLTILAISHNRALVQAADRVYKMQDGGARLQATEALSDLIK; encoded by the coding sequence ATGAAGCTGATGCTGGGATTCTTCCGGGGCTATCCGTGGCAATCAACCCTTATGATTGTCGCGCTACTGCTGTCCGGTGCCGCGGAAGGCATCGGCTTATCCGCCCTGCTGCCACTGCTGAATATCGCGCTGGGGCCAGAAGCAACCGGCATGCTGCCGGGGGCGGAAGCTGCCTCGCAGAGCGACTTTGAGCGCATAGTGCTGGATACACTGGCTGGCATTGGCATCGCGCCTACGCTGGGCAATATGCTGCTGATTATCCTGGGTGGCGTCGCGTTCAAGTCTATCTTTCTCTTGATCGGCCAGCGACAGGTCGGCTATACGGCGGCACAGGTCAGCACAGACCTGCGCCTGCAACTGCTGCGCGTAATACTGCGCAGCAAGTGGGAGTATTTTTTACACCAGCCCGTTGGTAAATTGACCAACGCCCTCGCCTCCGAAGCGCAGCGGGCGTCTACCGCTTTTGTTAATGGCGCGACTGCCATTACCTACTTAATTCAAGCCATCGTCTATGCCTCTGTGGCATTCGCGCTGTCCTGGCAGGCATCCTTGGTGGGCATCGCCGCCGGCGCCATTGTGATTGGGCTGTCGCACTTCCTGGTGCAGATTTCCCGCAAGGCGGGCTTGAAGCAAACGCGATTGATGACCTCTCTCATGTCCAATCTCACCGACACGTTGCAATCGGTAAAACCGCTAAAAGCCATGGCGCGGGAACACCTGGCCGACCAGGTGCTGGCAAATGATACCAACCGACTCAACAAGGCACTGCGCAAGCAGGTAATCAGCAGTGCATTGCTTAGCTCCGGCCAGGAACTGATGTTTACCGGTTTCATTTGTCTGGGCGTGTTTCTGGCCATCGACACGTTTGCCATCGGCTTGCCCGTAGTCATGGTGCTGGTGGTCGGCCTGGGGCGGGCTTTCAACTTTTTCGGTAAGGTTCAGAAGCAATACCAGAAGTTAGCTCAGGGTGAGAGCGCCTATTGGGCTCTGCTCGATTCGATCAATGCCGCCAACAGTGCAGAGGAGCATGTGGGAGGCAGCGCAGAGGCAAAGCTGGAACACAGCATCCAGTTCGAAAATGTTGGCTTCAGCTACGACAGTCACGCCGTATTCGAGGAGCTCTCGATGGATATCGATGCGGGCTCCCTTACCACGCTGGTAGGCCCCTCGGGCACCGGCAAGACCACCATCGTGGATCTCACCATCGGTCTATTGTCCCCCACCTCCGGCCGTATCCTGCTCGACGGACGGCCATTACAGGAAGTCGACCTGAAGCAGTGGCGCAATCTCATTGGGTACGTTCCCCAAGACACCCTTCTGCTGCACGACAGTGTGCTGCACAATGTCACCCTTGGTGACCCGGCGCTTCGAGTGGAGGACGCCGAGAGAGCCCTGCAGGCGGCGAACGCCTGGGGCTTTATCAGTGCCATGCCCGATGGCATTAACACCGTCGTCGGCGAACGGGGTGGCAAACTGTCCGGCGGTCAACGCCAGCGTATTGCCATCGCCCGCGCGCTGGTGAACCGGCCCCGCCTGCTGGTGCTGGACGAGGCGACCAGTGCGCTGGACCGGGAAAGTGAGGAAGCGGTTTGCCAGACTATGGAAGCTCTCAAGGGGCAGCTCACTATTCTTGCGATTTCCCACAATCGCGCACTCGTTCAGGCCGCGGACCGCGTCTATAAGATGCAGGACGGAGGAGCGCGATTACAGGCTACTGAGGCACTTTCAGACCTGATCAAGTAA
- a CDS encoding mitochondrial fission ELM1 family protein, which yields MPVIWLIDAYRAGERGQVRALADALGWPCETKTLRYRKHVVLPHVLGRTTLRGIDAGSAASLQAPWPDLVISSGVRNEPVCRWIREQSGGRARYVHVGRPWASLESFDLVITTPQYRVPEESNVVNNTLTLHSVTPERLAQARREWAPIFEALPRPRIAVIAGGDSGPFTFGAGAAARLGREASQLAMVQEGSLMVSTSSRTRPAAVAALKDHIRGPHYFYPWTSGDLANPYMGILGWADRLIVTADSIAMLSEACATGKPVRMFDLGGMRAEPDGNRRDFRLGGVLYGFMMRWLWKPLSRDITRVHARLRGSGGATWSDELLGTARRPAQTDMQHAVDAVRHLLDQV from the coding sequence ATGCCAGTCATTTGGTTGATCGACGCCTACCGCGCAGGTGAGCGGGGGCAGGTGCGCGCTCTGGCGGATGCCCTGGGCTGGCCTTGCGAAACGAAGACTTTGCGTTACCGCAAACACGTGGTTTTGCCGCACGTGTTGGGCAGGACAACATTGCGTGGGATTGATGCCGGGTCTGCTGCATCGTTGCAGGCGCCCTGGCCGGATCTGGTCATTTCCAGCGGGGTGCGCAATGAGCCTGTGTGTCGTTGGATTCGCGAGCAGTCTGGTGGCCGTGCGCGTTATGTACACGTGGGTCGGCCGTGGGCGTCGTTGGAGTCTTTCGATCTGGTCATTACCACGCCCCAATACCGCGTCCCCGAGGAGTCCAACGTGGTAAATAATACACTGACTCTGCACAGTGTTACGCCTGAGCGTCTGGCGCAGGCTCGGCGCGAATGGGCGCCGATATTTGAAGCGCTGCCGCGACCGCGCATTGCTGTCATCGCGGGCGGGGACAGTGGCCCCTTTACCTTCGGTGCTGGCGCGGCAGCTCGTCTTGGGCGGGAGGCCTCGCAGTTGGCGATGGTGCAGGAGGGCTCCCTGATGGTGAGCACCAGCTCCCGCACGCGGCCCGCCGCAGTAGCGGCGCTAAAAGACCATATTCGTGGCCCACACTATTTCTATCCCTGGACAAGCGGCGACCTCGCGAATCCGTATATGGGTATCCTCGGCTGGGCGGATCGGCTTATCGTCACAGCAGACAGCATTGCCATGCTGTCCGAAGCCTGCGCCACAGGCAAGCCGGTGCGCATGTTCGACTTGGGCGGTATGCGCGCAGAGCCTGACGGAAATCGTCGGGACTTTCGGCTGGGGGGGGTGCTTTACGGTTTTATGATGCGCTGGTTATGGAAACCCCTGAGTCGCGACATTACGCGGGTGCATGCGAGGCTGCGCGGGTCCGGGGGCGCAACCTGGTCTGACGAGTTACTGGGTACCGCGCGCCGGCCTGCACAAACGGATATGCAGCACGCGGTAGACGCCGTGCGACACTTACTTGATCAGGTCTGA
- a CDS encoding acyl carrier protein: protein MAEYQEYLDFLYSALAAHNKKSLVLTEEISLVADIGLSSLEVMEFIEKIEDHFDISIPLNILPDVNTIGDLAKKVRELNL from the coding sequence ATGGCCGAATATCAGGAATACCTCGACTTTCTCTACAGTGCACTCGCAGCGCACAACAAGAAGAGCCTGGTACTGACCGAGGAGATCTCCCTGGTAGCGGACATCGGCCTCAGTTCACTGGAAGTAATGGAGTTCATCGAGAAAATCGAGGACCATTTCGATATTTCCATCCCGCTCAATATCCTGCCCGACGTAAATACTATTGGCGACCTGGCAAAGAAAGTCAGGGAGCTCAACCTCTAA
- the spt gene encoding serine palmitoyltransferase, which yields MLFDKFQSMASFQADLAERDIAPFGAVTEQILSATEGTVQGKKVILAGTNNYLGMSCDPRCIRAAQQAAEQWGTGTTGSRLANGSFTEHQALETEIADFYGVDHAIVFSTGYSATMGMCATLAGPGETILLDGDSHASIYSGVKQSGAEIIRFKHNNPEDLAKRMRRLGDRAGNALIIAEGIYSMLGDVAPLKEIAAVKREYGGYLLVDEAHSMGVLGQTGRGAAQAAGVEDDVDFSVGTFSKSLGSIGGFCVSRHPELEAIRYCISAYIFTASSSPSVVASTREALRIITAQPELREKLWDNARHLYAGLKALGLGVGPSASPVVAVEMEDRPATIQGWQALLDAGVYVNLVVPPASPSTNFLLRNSVSAAHSSAQIDTIIAAYAGLIENGVITSDKTA from the coding sequence ATGCTCTTCGACAAATTCCAGTCCATGGCAAGTTTTCAAGCAGATCTGGCTGAGCGCGACATCGCGCCCTTTGGCGCCGTGACAGAGCAGATTCTCTCCGCTACCGAGGGCACTGTGCAGGGCAAGAAGGTCATTCTGGCAGGTACCAACAACTACCTGGGTATGTCATGCGACCCGCGTTGCATCAGGGCCGCTCAACAGGCCGCCGAGCAGTGGGGCACAGGCACCACCGGCTCGCGCCTTGCCAATGGTTCGTTCACCGAGCATCAGGCGCTCGAAACGGAGATCGCCGATTTCTACGGTGTAGACCACGCCATCGTTTTTTCTACTGGCTACTCCGCGACCATGGGCATGTGCGCCACGCTCGCAGGCCCCGGGGAGACCATCCTGCTGGACGGCGACAGTCATGCCAGCATCTATTCCGGTGTCAAGCAAAGTGGCGCGGAGATTATCCGCTTCAAGCATAATAACCCGGAGGACCTCGCCAAGCGCATGCGCCGACTGGGAGATCGCGCCGGAAACGCACTGATCATCGCGGAAGGCATTTACTCGATGCTGGGTGACGTAGCGCCGCTCAAGGAAATCGCCGCGGTCAAACGCGAGTACGGCGGCTACCTGCTAGTCGATGAGGCGCACTCTATGGGCGTGCTCGGTCAGACCGGCCGCGGAGCAGCGCAGGCAGCAGGCGTCGAGGACGATGTCGACTTCTCTGTGGGCACCTTCAGCAAAAGCCTGGGCTCCATCGGGGGTTTTTGTGTCAGCCGTCATCCGGAGCTGGAAGCCATACGCTACTGTATCAGCGCCTATATTTTCACGGCCTCTTCATCGCCCTCGGTCGTCGCCTCTACCCGCGAGGCCCTGCGTATCATTACGGCACAGCCCGAACTGCGTGAAAAGCTGTGGGACAACGCTCGTCATCTGTATGCAGGATTAAAGGCGCTTGGCCTGGGCGTGGGTCCCTCAGCCAGTCCGGTTGTCGCCGTGGAAATGGAGGATCGACCCGCCACTATTCAAGGCTGGCAGGCACTGCTGGATGCGGGCGTTTACGTCAACCTCGTAGTCCCGCCGGCTTCACCCTCGACGAATTTTTTACTCCGCAACAGCGTCAGTGCCGCTCACTCCAGCGCACAGATCGACACCATCATTGCCGCCTACGCCGGACTCATCGAGAACGGCGTAATTACCTCCGACAAGACCGCGTAA
- the murA gene encoding UDP-N-acetylglucosamine 1-carboxyvinyltransferase encodes MDKIIITGNGPLCGEVRVAGAKNAALPIIAATLLSAEPMHISNVPGVRDIATVLQLIELLGAKVEREDTDLSLDCSTVHSVHAPYEMVKTIRASILLLGPLLARFGEADVSLPGGCAIGTRPVNEHIMGLQALGADIRIEAGYIKARATRLKGAQYTFDAPSVTATENLLMAAALAEGVTTLDNCALEPEIPDLAQLLCAMGAKIEGAGTSTISIEGVSTLHGTSHRVPPDRIETGTFLTAAAATRGDITVLDTAPDFLHHVLGKLEQAGCKMELGKDWIRLRTDGKRCKATNITTAPYPAFPTDMQAQFMALNTLAEGSATVVENIFENRFMHVAELQRMGADIELQGHTAIVRGKERLQGAPVMATDLRASASLIIAGLAADGETTIDRVYHLDRGYANIDTKLQELGAHIRRV; translated from the coding sequence ATGGACAAAATCATCATTACCGGCAATGGCCCGCTGTGCGGCGAAGTTCGGGTAGCCGGCGCCAAGAACGCGGCACTGCCGATTATCGCCGCCACCCTGCTGAGCGCCGAACCAATGCATATCAGCAACGTGCCGGGTGTGCGGGACATCGCTACCGTACTGCAGCTGATCGAACTGCTCGGCGCCAAGGTAGAGCGCGAAGATACCGATCTAAGCCTCGATTGCAGCACCGTGCACTCAGTGCATGCCCCCTATGAAATGGTAAAGACCATACGCGCTTCCATTCTGCTGCTTGGCCCCCTTCTGGCGCGCTTCGGCGAGGCCGATGTGTCGCTTCCGGGGGGTTGTGCAATCGGTACAAGACCCGTCAACGAGCACATCATGGGTCTACAGGCACTGGGTGCAGATATTCGCATCGAAGCCGGCTACATCAAGGCGAGAGCGACGCGTTTAAAGGGCGCGCAATATACCTTCGACGCCCCCTCCGTAACCGCTACGGAAAATCTCCTGATGGCAGCAGCACTTGCCGAAGGCGTTACAACATTAGACAACTGCGCACTGGAACCAGAGATTCCCGATCTCGCACAACTTCTTTGTGCAATGGGTGCAAAAATAGAAGGAGCCGGGACCAGCACAATCTCTATAGAGGGCGTCTCCACCCTGCACGGTACGAGCCATCGAGTACCCCCCGACCGCATTGAGACCGGGACATTCCTGACCGCCGCTGCCGCTACCCGCGGCGACATCACCGTGCTCGATACAGCACCCGATTTCCTGCATCACGTGCTGGGCAAGCTGGAGCAGGCCGGTTGCAAGATGGAGCTAGGCAAGGACTGGATCCGACTGCGTACCGACGGTAAGCGCTGCAAGGCCACCAACATCACCACGGCCCCTTACCCCGCCTTCCCGACCGACATGCAAGCCCAGTTCATGGCGCTGAATACTCTGGCGGAGGGTTCCGCCACGGTCGTGGAGAACATCTTCGAGAACCGTTTCATGCACGTTGCAGAATTGCAACGCATGGGAGCAGACATCGAGCTACAGGGTCACACCGCGATCGTGCGCGGCAAAGAGCGTCTACAGGGCGCCCCTGTCATGGCCACGGACCTTCGCGCCTCTGCCTCGCTCATCATCGCGGGATTAGCTGCCGACGGCGAAACGACCATCGACAGGGTGTATCACCTGGACCGCGGCTACGCCAACATCGATACCAAACTGCAGGAACTTGGCGCACATATCCGACGCGTTTAA
- a CDS encoding metallophosphoesterase family protein: protein MPQHFAQLSDPHLSSLDGVRLRELLNKRALGYLSWRRKRRFEHRREVLDALQRDLNLEQVDQLLVTGDLTHIGLPSEFEQARDWLRQLGDPSKVALVPGNHDSCVAAPEAQTYALWRDYMASDSPHDNGIHFPSRRIRGNIAFIGLSTGCPKPPLMATGTLAAEQLERLPGLLKETAARGLFRVVYLHHSPVVGQEKWRKRLTNAGQVQTILEDCGAELVLHGHGHRAHFSELDTRAGNLPVIALPSASALGLHGADTAQYNRYEIQPNAAGWQVDIDVRQYSRDSNSYGEGSRRRVQVRRGTNATAVPG, encoded by the coding sequence ATGCCGCAGCACTTCGCACAATTATCCGATCCGCACCTGAGCTCACTGGACGGGGTGCGCCTGCGCGAACTGCTGAATAAACGGGCACTGGGCTACCTGTCCTGGCGACGCAAACGCCGTTTCGAGCATCGACGGGAAGTGCTGGACGCGCTGCAGCGAGACTTGAACCTGGAGCAGGTGGACCAGCTGCTGGTCACCGGGGACCTGACACATATCGGCCTACCCTCGGAGTTCGAGCAAGCACGCGACTGGCTGCGGCAGCTGGGGGACCCCTCGAAGGTGGCACTGGTGCCCGGCAACCACGATAGCTGCGTTGCGGCACCGGAGGCACAGACCTACGCCCTGTGGCGCGACTACATGGCCTCGGACTCACCGCATGATAACGGCATTCACTTTCCCAGCCGGCGTATCCGCGGCAACATCGCCTTTATCGGCCTATCCACCGGGTGTCCCAAGCCGCCCTTGATGGCCACCGGCACACTGGCAGCTGAACAGCTTGAACGACTGCCTGGTCTGCTGAAGGAAACCGCCGCGCGCGGGCTGTTCCGGGTAGTGTATCTGCACCACAGCCCCGTTGTCGGGCAGGAGAAGTGGCGCAAACGCCTGACTAATGCGGGCCAGGTGCAAACCATACTAGAAGACTGCGGCGCAGAACTGGTCCTGCATGGCCATGGGCATCGGGCACATTTTAGCGAACTGGACACCCGTGCCGGCAACCTCCCCGTTATCGCCCTGCCCTCGGCCTCAGCTCTCGGGCTGCACGGCGCAGATACCGCACAGTACAACCGCTACGAGATACAGCCCAATGCGGCGGGGTGGCAAGTCGACATCGATGTGCGCCAGTACAGCAGAGACAGCAACAGTTACGGTGAGGGGTCACGGCGCCGGGTTCAAGTGCGCCGGGGCACCAATGCAACTGCAGTGCCGGGGTGA